The following are encoded together in the Daphnia magna isolate NIES linkage group LG8, ASM2063170v1.1, whole genome shotgun sequence genome:
- the LOC116929841 gene encoding LOW QUALITY PROTEIN: cadherin-89D (The sequence of the model RefSeq protein was modified relative to this genomic sequence to represent the inferred CDS: deleted 1 base in 1 codon): MADYKVSFEQRNIAAGLIRYSSSLCDGVILAPANTLAAVLLRLLRRVTDNAKQQLPVLFTRSVYRGSIREHFPFKNETIRQPVTIVPAIRIQRTVQYTDGTLAITELDTRSSISTVRYSILSGNDDGYFGMDPNSGDLFLVRQVDREQLPASAINDRFTLTIQASSLSETSARARIFIDIEDINDNVPLFDTNEYSISIVENLPVSFHVLQLSATDIDLGENGKFTYRLNDTSGAFVIDPVTGWLSVTNSTPLDRERVAKLTLLVEAVEQKPNLLTDRLSTARIDIELTDANDNSPIFQPTNLYSFVVEALAGAGTVIGQVEAIDADADDNGLVNYVIQHQQEGVRSGKASKTGRNVRLGPVHNLTAKNGDPDVPFSIHPRSGHVIVTDTPLTKKSYSLFVEASDQPANPSERRHSLAVVQISVVASSMMVPHFANTPYEFWVGAEAPVDTSVGQVKIEDPVTTTLTIHVVDQSISGSHTSKKLHEQGFYHFSVVENAPAGPFGEIIYQPTNADESETGTEETFQFVPLDQKAVGWGYFRLSRNGTLYTRRSLDRELMTSNLTLFVTVLENEQNRDTLQVTVTIVDVNDNPPVFNKQRYLGRVAENSAAGTRVRLVQAIRSSDADSWPHNVVHYSLTGNGSRLFRIDPIGGELSVVRSKSLDRERTPFYNLTVTATDGSLNSNAQLTILVEDVNDNAPIISGFFPTVGVVALERSANRQEFRDEGVIIVCADGSCSTPIDVEEREPQELPPGRLMATYSRFRNHLLRVLDDWIDQAERSIDQTPPDEEEILERAFQEILYNSSILIQVPDNFLVNSSLGLFSIEDKDEVNPVKSDELYFSLVPGTRHDDSFGVVPESGSLYLKKPLQLDTVYLIDVQVNDQQGLRSAANVAIQLTEVNHHRPMFNSSYYELLLPEGDYNDSSFITIEAYDQDTGDNGRLVYSLTDSSASPFRINHKTGLLIVNGSIDREQTEFFRFVVQATDEGFPPLKSRVDVVVYITDINDNAPVFDLPAGSVHENGLQPLFSVSLTDGTPPGTPVLRVRATDADADFHTNGNVTYRLGSHQSQFSIDKITGSISTLVAMDRARSESEHNLLVVATDGGTPRLSTISVVRVTIIEACQPDPAARRQQSITLDENIPTPIALINLTSDGEKSNELVHLSLLQIEPNWPDAQSRFKLDNAEPVLWLTEPLDREVQDSYSVHLKVQHSGRRSNSTNNSSCSGFDEEELVLNIRVADVNDNAPVFAEQNPLIVVVPSNTPIGYPVITIAVTDADDGNNAAIKYSMTPDAVISEDYYNPLDWTAAFLMDPSSGVVSVASAVDRLVGRILSFQINATDRNGSGQSATSTLHLSLHILDRSHEVVLVLATTTEDLVIQSEHISRVISDVSGTQVWIRSLEPHLDGDTIDGSMTDVFIYASSRTNESIITSEDFLRLLNVKKDELDQKLANYNLREIRQTSRNTKSLPSIPDIKIDVLEVTLIAMGAAVLLGAIVAVVCIFLSRLKHKKRSKPVVAASTMARSMAMDYHLQSVRNMTVVSSSYNDSSQAELMSRDSSASSDNYFEVPVDKGHPLYVSALPPAHQKQRYKKAASTPSCPSCKRVKAHRCKCSGKRQASATRSLPGSDSWVLKRKTDDPFCRLHSLPPTSRTRLSTRAEPEMNSSNSKLVRLHLAPRRTRSMRVEQTPSTAHYRQETGQQTYSRQLNKSHRSKNHRCQHNRQRRPSSSSSPSSPSLVQVERRQIFSRPIGVPRYPKSGSTTETFDDSLESTSRHTRRKW, encoded by the exons CATTGCGGCTGGATTGATTCGTTATTCGTCAAGCCTGTGTGATGGAGTCATTCTTGCTCCTGCTAACACTCTTGCGGCTGTCCTTCTTCGTTTGCTACGCCG CGTAACCGATAACGCCAAACAACAGCTGCCCGTTCTGTTTACCCGCTCCGTTTACAGAGGCTCCATCCGAGAACACTTTCCTTTCAAG AACGAAACAATACGACAACCAGTGACGATCGTTCCGGCCATCCGCATCCAGCGCACCGTCCAGTACACGGACGGCACGTTGGCCATTACCGAACTCGACACTCGATCCTCCATTTCGACTGTTAGATATTCGATCCTGAGCGGCAACGATGACGGCTATTTCGGCATGGATCCGAACAGCGGGGACTTGTTCCTCGTCCGCCAGGTAGACCGGGAACAATTGCCGGCCTCGGCCATCAACGATCGATTCACTCTCACCATCCAAGCCTCTTCCTTGTCGGAAACATCTGCCCGCGCGCGAATCTTTATCGATATCGAAGACATCAACGATAATGTGCCGCTCTTCGACACGAACGAGTACAGCATCAGCATCGTCGAGAACCTTCCCGTCAGCTTTCACGTTCTGCAACTCTCCGCAACGGATATCGACCTG GGGGAGAATGGGAAGTTCACCTACCGATTAAACGACACCAGCGGAGCGTTTGTCATCGATCCGGTTACTGGCTGGCTCAGTGTGACCAATTCAACACCGCTGGATCGAGAAAGAGTTGCCAAATTGACACTACTCGTAGAGGCTGTCGAACAAAAGCCAAACCTGTTGACGGACCGTCTATCCACTGCCCGCATTGACATAGAGCTCACCGATGCAAATGACAATAGTCCCATCTTTCAACCCACTAACCTATATTCGTTCGTCGTGGAAGCTCTTGCCGGAGCAGGGACCGTCATTGGTCAG GTTGAAGCGATTGATGCCGATGCCGACGATAATGGCCTCGTCAACTATGTCATCCAGCATCAGCAAGAAGGTGTTCGAAGTGGAAAAGCAAGTAAAACTGGTCGCAACGTCCGGCTCGGACCAGTTCACAATCTCACTGCCAAAAACGGAGATCCAGATGTACCGTTCAGCATTCATCCGCGTTCGGGTCATGTTATTGTGACCGATACACCTTTAACCAAGAAATCCTACTCTCTTTTCGTGGAAGCCAGCGATCAACCGGCCAATCCTAGCGAGCGAAGGCATTCTCTAGCAGTCGTCCAA ATCTCGGTCGTGGCGTCGTCGATGATGGTTCCGCACTTTGCCAACACGCCCTACGAGTTTTGGGTAGGTGCTGAGGCACCTGTTGATACCAGCGTAGGACAGGTTAAAATCGAAG ATCCCGTGACGACAACTCTAACGATTCACGTTGTCGACCAGTCAATTAGTGGATCCCACACGTCCAAAAAATTACACGAGCAGGGATTTTATCATTTCAGCGTGGTC GAAAACGCGCCGGCTGGTCCCTTTGGCGAAATCATTTACCAACCGACGAATGCAGACGAAAGCGAGACGGGCACCGAGGAAACGTTTCAATTCGTTCCGCTGGACCAGAAAGCTGTTGGCTGGGGATATTTCAGGTTATCCCGTAACGGCACGCTTTACACACGCCGGTCACTCGATCGTGAACTAATGACGTCGAATCTAACTCTGTTCGTGACTGTACTTGAGAACGAGCAAAATCGCGATACGCTCCAGGTGACCGTCACGATTGTGGACGTCAATGATAACCCACCGGTTTTCAACAAGCAGCGCTACCTTGGCCGGGTGGCCGAGAATTCTGCGGCAGGGACGCGAGTTCGGTTGGTTCAAGCCATTAGGTCATCCGATGCAGATTCATGGCCGCACAACGTCGTTCATTATTCATTGACGGGCAACGGGAGTCGCCTCTTCCGCATCGACCCCATAGGCGGCGAACTGTCGGTGGTGCGTTCCAAATCGCTGGACAGGGAACGAACGCCGTTTTACAATTTAACAGTGACAGCGACGGATGGAAGTCTCAATTCTAATGCCCAGTTGACTATCCTCGTCGAAGATGTCAATGATAACGCGCCCATCATCTCGGGCTTCTTCCCCACTGTGGGCGTCGTGGCGCTCGAACGATCTGCGAACCGACAGGAGTTTCGCGATGAAGGAGTCATAATCGTCTGCGCCGATGGATCGTGTTCGACGCCTATCGACGTGGAGGAAAGAGAACCGCAAGAGTTACCACCCGGCCGGTTAATGGCCACCTACAGTCGGTTCCGCAATCACCTGCTCAGAGTGTTAGATGACTGGATCGATCAGGCCGAACGGTCCATTGATCAGACGCCTCCggacgaagaagaaattctGGAACGAGCATTTCAAGAAATATTGTACAACTCCTCTATTCTTATTCAG GTGCCGGATAATTTTCTCGTAAACTCGAGCCTCGGCCTTTTTAGTATCGAAGATAAGGATGAAGTGAATCCCGTCAAATCCGACGAACTCTACTTTTCGTTAGTTCCTGGAACTCGCCACGACGATAGTTTCGGTGTCGTTCCAGAAAGCGGGTCTTTGTATTTGAAGAAACCCTTACAACTGGACACCGTCTACTTGATCGACGTGCAAGTCAACGATCAGCAGGGCCTTCGATCCGCAGCGAACGTTGCGATCCAGCTGACGGAAGTCAATCATCACCGGCCCATGTTCAATAGCTCCTATTATGAACTGCTGCTTCCAGAAGGCGATTACAACGACTCTTCCTTCATCACGATCGAGGCGTACGACCAAGACACGGGGGATAACGGTCGATTGGTTTATTCGCTAACCGATTCATCCGCGTCTCCATTCCGGATCAACCACAAAACGGGGCTGCTCATAGTAAACGGCTCGATCGATCGCGAGCAAACGGAATTCTTTCGATTCGTCGTGCAGGCGACGGACGAAGGCTTCCCTCCGCTCAAATCCCGCGTGGACGTCGTAGTCTACATCACCGATATCAACGACAATGCGCCTGTGTTCGACCTTCCCGCGGGCAGCGTTCACGAGAACGGCCTTCAACCTTTATTCTCCGTTTCGTTGACGGATGGAACGCCTCCAGGCACACCAGTCCTTCGAGTCCGAGCCACCGATGCCGATGCCGATTTTCACACTAATGGAAACGTGACGTACCGTCTCGGTAGCCACCAAAGTCAGTTTAGTATCGACAAAATAACGGGATCGATATCCACGCTGGTCGCGATGGATCGAGCCCGAAGCGAAAGCGAACATAATCTGCTGGTAGTGGCTACCGATGGCGGGACGCCAAGGCTGAGCACGATCAGCGTCGTGCGGGTTACAATCATCGAAGCGTGTCAACCCGATCCGGCTGCCCGACGTCAGCAGTCGATCACGCTGGATGAAAACATTCCCACGCCGATAGCTCTGATCAATCTGACGAGCGACGGAGAAAAATCGAATGAACTGGTTCATTTGTCTTTGCTTCAAATCGAGCCAAATTGGCCGGACGCTCAGTCACGCTTCAAGTTGGACAACGCCGAGCCAGTTCTCTGGCTGACGGAGCCGCTCGATCGTGAAGTTCAAGATAGTTATTCCGTGCACTTGAAAGTTCAACATTCTGGACGCCGAAGTAACAGTACCAACAATTCGAGTTGCTCTGGTTTTGACGAGGAGGAACTTGTTTTGAACATCCGAGTGGCGGACGTCAACGACAATGCGCCCGTCTTTGCCGAGCAGAATCCTTTGATCGTGGTCGTCCCATCCAACACGCCGATCGGATATCCCGTGATCACCATAGCG GTGACAGATGCTGATGATGGAAATAACGCGGCCATTAAGTACAGCATGACACCTGACGCGGTCATATCGGAGGATTATTACAATCCGCTCGACTGGACAGCGGCTTTCCTGATGGATCCTAGCAGCGGAGTTGTATCAGTGGCGTCAGCCGTCGATCGACTAGTCGGCCGCATCTTATCGTTTCAAATTAACGCGACCGACCGAAACGGCAGCGGCCAATCGGCTACATCAACGCTTCATCTCTCC TTACACATTCTGGATCGCTCACATGAAGTGGTTTTAGTTTTAGCTACCACCACGGAAGACCTGGTCATCCAGTCGGAACATATCAGCCG tGTGATCAGCGATGTTAGTGGCACGCAGGTCTGGATAAGAAGTTTGGAACCGCACCTGGATGGCGACACGATCGATGGATCAAT GACGGACGTTTTCATCTACGCCAGTAGCCGCACGAACGAATCGATCATCACGTCGGAGGACTTTTTAAG ATTGTTGAACGTGAAGAAGGATGAGCTGGACCAGAAGCTGGCCAACTACAATCTAAGGGAGATACGTCAAACCAGCCGAAATACGAAATCGTTGCCTTCCATACCGGACATCAAAATCGACGTGTTGGAAGTGACCCTCATAGCCATGGGTGCAGCCGTTTTATTGGGCGCTATCGTGGCCGTCGTTTGCATCTTCTTATCGCGACTAAAGCACAA GAAGCGCAGCAAGCCAGTAGTAGCGGCCAGCACGATGGCGAGATCGATGGCGATGGATTACCACTTGCAGTCGGTGAGGAACATGACGGTCGTGTCTTCTTCTTATAACGACTCCTCTCAAGCGGAATTGATGAGTCGAGACTCATCCGCCAGCAGCGACAATTACTTTGAAGTGCCAGTTGATAAGGGTCATCCGCTCTACGTTTCGGCACTTCCGCCGGCTCATCAGAAACAGCGTTACAAGAAGGCGGCCTCAACGCCGAGCTGCCCGTCTTGTAAACGAGTCAAAGCCCA TCGATGCAAGTGTTCCGGGAAACGTCAAGCGTCTGCGACGAGAAGCCTACCCGGATCCGACAGTTGGGTCTTGAAACGGAAGACTGACGATCCATTTTGCCGTCTGCACTCGTTGCCGCCAACATCCCGCACGCGTCTCTCGACACGAGCGGAACCGGAAATGAATTCCAGTAACTCTAAACTAGTCCGGCTTCATCTCGCGCCGCGGCGGACGAGGTCGATGCGAGTGGAACAAACGCCTTCGACGGCCCATTACCGGCAGGAGACTGGACAGCAGACTTATTCACGACAGTTGAATAAATCTCACAGATCGAAAAATCACCGCTGCCAACACAATCGTCAACGTCggccgtcgtcgtcgtcgtcgcctTCGTCACCGTCGCTAGTGCAAGTTGAACGACGTCAGATATTCAGTCGGCCGATTGGAGTGCCGCGCTATCCGAAATCCGGCAGTACCAC GGAAACGTTTGATGATTCGCTCGAGTCGACCAGCCGTCACACGCGGAGGAAGTGGTGA
- the LOC116929851 gene encoding neuropeptide SIFamide receptor, with amino-acid sequence MELFDSNPANITETTDQPEFFSNWNVQFDGHRANASGAANVSEEETTDDDFYRHSSIVTTVYCLAYSFVFLLGLVGNCLVVAVVFRAPRMRTVTNYFIVNLAIADVLVVLFCLPATLLSNIFVPWILGETMCKLVAYVQGVSVVASIDSLVAISLDRVLAICFPMRFQITGRRARLIILLIWIVALTTTIPWPLYFHLVSAFPTSPEIRLCLEEWPSERDKDLYFILANVVFCYLLPLILILLCYVMIWIRVWRRSIPTESKDAHIDRLQQRSKVKVVKMLVVVVIIFMLSWLPLYAIFIRIKLGSEQMESWEDVLLPYVTPVAQWLGASNSCINPVLYAYFNQKYRRGFTAIIQSRSCCGIIRTTAADYEKRYVTTTEVHQGASFERLRRETHVRRSTPTENRNRPVVTATDSRPGTRNNSKTAERRDDHHDQQPSAMLNSAVVSTQDSIELNAIHRKWKSEVL; translated from the exons ATGGAACTCTTCGACAGCAATCCCGCCAAC ATAACAGAGACAACCGACCAGCCGGAATTCTTTTCCAACTGGAACGTCCAGTTTGACGGGCACCGGGCCAATGCCAGCGGCGCCGCAAATGTCAGCGAGGAGGAAACTACGGACGATGACTTTTATCGGCATTCGTCCATCGTCACAACCGTGTACTGTCTTGCTt ACTCGTTCGTATTCCTACTGGGTCTCGTTGGAAACTGTCTGGTGGTGGCCGTCGTCTTCAGAGCCCCTCGGATGCGGACCGTGACAAACTACTTTATC GTGAAtttggctattgccgacgtactggtcgttttgttttgtctacCGGCTACACTACTCTCCAACATCTTTGTTC CTTGGATCCTGGGAGAGACCATGTGCAAGTTG GTGGCTTACGTGCAAGGAGTTTCAGTTGTGGCTTCAATCGATTCCCTCGTCGCAATCTCGCTtgacag AGTCTTGGCCATCTGCTTCCCGATGCGTTTTCAAATCACTGGCCGGCGAGCTCGTCTCATCATTCTGCTTATTTGGATCGTTGCCCTGACAACGACGATCCCTTGGCCGCTTTACTTTCATTTAGTGAGCGCCTTTCCGACAAGTCCGGAAATTCGTCTTTGTTTAGAAGAATGGCCGAGTGAGAGAGACAAGGACCTCTATTTCATATTGGCAAATGTCGTCTTCTGCTACTTGCTACCACTCATTCTCATCTTGCTGTGCTACGTCATGATATGGATCCGAGTGTGGAGACGATCCATCCCCACCGAAAGCAAAGATGCACACATCGATCGACTACAGCAACGATCCAAG GTGAAAGTGGTGAAAATGTTGGTGGTAGTAGTGATTATATTCATGCTTTCGTGGCTACCACTTTATGCAATTTTCATCCGGATCAAATTGGGGAGCGAGCAAATGGAGTCGTGGGAAGACGTTCTTCTGCCGTACGTCACGCCCGTCGCCCAGTGGCTGGGCGCGTCCAATTCGTGCATCAATCCAGTGCTATACGCATATTTCAATCAAAAATATCGTCGCGGTTTCACGGCCATCATTCAAAGCAGATCGTGCTGCGGCATCATCCGCACGACGGCCGCCGACTACGAAAAGCGTTACGTTACGACCACCGAGGTCCACCAGGGCGCGTCTTTCGAACGTTTAAGGAGAGAGACTCACGTTCGGAGATCGACGCCGACTGAAAACAGAAACCGTCCCGTTGTTACGGCAACCGACAGCCGACCTGGAACGAGAAACAATAGCAAGACGGCCGAAAGACGAGACGATCATCACGACCAACAGCCATCAGCAATGCTCAATTCGGCAGTCGTCAGCACACAAGATAGCATCGAACTCAATGCCATCCATCGCAAATGGAAGTCTGAAGTATTGTGA
- the LOC116929845 gene encoding LOW QUALITY PROTEIN: carboxypeptidase D (The sequence of the model RefSeq protein was modified relative to this genomic sequence to represent the inferred CDS: deleted 1 base in 1 codon) gives MKTAVWYTSTFLVIFIYLYCYLVQFIRGAEIRPQLHLHQPLLRNRLGGAQPSSHMASLPPVIVGAPSHHLGWPSAGSSAGNQHPSLQRHLPPLPPPPPASVFSDYLTPGNMAVSSSISVSSSVSSAPVHPSVTAAPLTPATPKPLDFGYHNYDNMTAWLKHFSASNPDLTALYSIGKSVQGRELWVMVVSSSPFQHMKGKPDVKYVANIHGNEAVSREMALHLIEHLVKNYREDAYIRWLLDQTRIHILPSLNPDGFEVAREGTCTGGQGRYNARGFDLNRNFPDYFKQNTKRVQPETEAYKEWIAKIQFTLSAGLHAGALVASYPFDNTPNSVYQAFASTPSQTPDDDVFHHLATLYARNHATMYQGVACKPGSPSFPNGTTNGAAWYPLTGGAQDYSYVWTGTMEITVEMACCKYPPAAELPVHWSEHRQALIRFVGEAHRGVRGFVTDGNGRPLENVAMKIKGRDAPFQTTKHGEYWRILLPGYYRIEAYKEGYEPVEDDFSVTDHHATQVNLTLFKQVDSKNGFGTLDDVSNYYSLSASDEQPNKRHPSISNKQDVPHPTGLSGLLITLRSQMDNLFANLFG, from the exons ATGAAGACGGCTGTTTGGTACACGTCGACATTTCTCGTCATCTTCATTTACCTGTATTGCTACCTTGTGCAGTTTATCCGCGGTGCGGAAATCCGGCCGCAACTACATCTGCACCAGCCGTTGCTGCGCAACAGACTCGGAGGAGCGCAACCATCGTCACACATGGCATCTCTTCCGCCTGTGATTGTTGGCGCTCCTTCCCATCATCTCGGTTGGCCATCAGCCGGATCAAGCGCCGGAAATCAGCATCCGTCCTTGCAACGCCATCTTCCTCCTTTACCGCCTCCTCCGCCTGCTTCGGTCTTCTCCGATTATTTGACGCCGGGGAACATGGCAGTTTCATCGTCCATCTCGGTCTCATCTTCCGTGTCATCGGCTCCGGTTCATCCGTCAGTGACGGCCGCTCCGCTGACACCCGCAACTCCCAAACCGTTGGATTTCGGTTACCATAATTACGACAATATGACGGCCTGGTTGAAACACTTCAGTGCCTCCAATCCAGATCTAACGGCCCTTTATTCAATCGGCAAATCCGTTCAAG GTCGCGAATTGTGGGTAATGGTGGTATCGTCTTCTCCGTTCCAACACATGAAAGGCAAGCCGGATGTCAAGTACGTGGCAAACATCCACGGTAACGAGGCCGTCAGCAGAGAAATGGCTCTCCATCTTATCGAA CATTTGGTTAAAAACTACAGGGAAGACGCTTACATCCGTTGGCTGCTGGATCAAACGCGAATTCACATCTTGCCAAGTCTCAATCCAGACGGATTCGAAGTGGCTCGCGAGGGTACTTGCACCGGTGGTCAAGGAAG GTACAACGCCCGTGGTTTTGACTTGAATCGAAACTTTCCCGATTACTTCAAGCAGAACACTAAACGTGTACAACCGGAAACTGAAGCCTACAAAGAATGGATAGCTAAAATTCAATTCACCTTGTCCGCTGGACTTCACGCCGGTGCGTTGGTCGCATCCTACCCCTTCGACAACACACCTAATTCAG TTTACCAAGCGTTTGCTTCCACTCCGTCACAAACGCCGGACGATGATGTGTTCCATCATCTGGCCACGTTATACGCCCGTAATCACGCCACCATGTATCAAGGAGTGGCGTGCAAGCCCGGCTCACCTTCGTTCCCCAACGGGACGACCAACGGAGCGGCCTGGTACCCGCTGACGGGCGGAGCCCAGGATTATTCGTACGTCTGGACAGGCACGATGGAAATCACCGTTGAAATGGCTTGCTGTAAATATCCTCCAGCTGCGGAATTACCCGTCCACTGGAGCGAACATCGGCAAGCGCTTATCCGTTTCGTGGGTGAAGCTCATCGTGGTGTACGAGGTTTCGTGACCGACGGTAATGGCAGACCG TTAGAAAACGTCGCAATGAAAATCAAAGGTCGTGACGCTCCGTTCCAGACTACCAAACATGGCGAATATTGGCGCATTCTTTTGCCAGGTTACTACCGGATTGAG GCGTACAAAGAAGGTTACGAACCGGTTGAAGATGATTTTAGCGTCACCGATCATCACGCCACGCAAGTCAATCTGACTCTTTTCAAGCAG GTTGACTCTAAAAATGGATTTGGGACGTTAGATGACGTCAGTAATTACTATTCCTTATCGGCGAGTGATGAACAACCAAATAAACGACATCCTAGCATTTCAAATAAACAG GACGTTCCCCATCCTACGGGGCTCAGTGGACTCCTGATCACGCTCAGATCGCAGATGGACAATCTCTTTGCAAATCTGTTCGGTTGA